TTGTGGCAATCCAAGGTGCCTAGCTAGGAGAGACTGTATACTGGCAAATCTACTCCCTACCtatctctcctttctgttagtgtgactttgtatatggtccaagttggaccaaaacatcattgtaagctcctttctcctgtgtgcgggttatttgtgtattgtttcagtcatgatattgtgcctttttgttatttatgtaggaGGTGCTtggggacatgattaatgaatAAAGGGaaggttgtaaagtaaaaggacacaagtgcaactaatgtgacattttattgtggcaacattttgctctccaggagctttatcaagccatttcgtaatggcttgataaagctcctggagagtgaaacgttgccacaataaaatgtcacattagttgcacttgtgtccttttactttacatattgtcggtaattctgccaactttattacaaagggAAGGTTGCTTTAGTGGCAAGAATGCCTGTTTTGGACTGTTTTTAACTGGATTTttttgaaaatagtataaaattgTCCAAGTTCCCAAATTCTAGGTATTTTATAAAGTGGTTCTGATGGTTGAATAGACAGTTTCTTGTGTCTATTGGATAGTACAGAAGGCACTAGGTAACTTCGCAtgtgcataattctgtaagtatTACATCACATTTTAAAATTTTTTAGTCCTTTCCTTTAGAAAAAGATTCTTAACCATTTTagaagataattttttttcaacagtGACACAGAAGCTTTGAATTGGGGGAAAGTGTCATCAAAAGTGAAAAGGTGAGATAATAGTTTTCCAGAGTATCTTTGTGATGTCTTGTTgagtacatttttttttgtcaatAGATCTGATTTTGCTTCTGGTAAGCCATTGATTATTTAGCCTTCTTTTGTTGTAATTTGCTCAGTCATTAGTGGATGGTTTTTGGTTTTTATTATAAAGATTTTGTTATTTTAAGGAAGGTTGCTACTGCTAAGCTGATGTTCTGTATTTCATGTAACTCCTGTTCCCAGTTTATATTATCTAGAGCTGAAATTAAGTTTTTCATTGAAACATCACTGTATTCTAAACTTGATCTTAACAGTTTCTAATGGTACACTGGTGTTATTTGTTATAAGAAAAGTTGGGTAGTGATCCATTGTGCTATCAATGACTGTTCCTGATTTAAGTGGGGCAATTATGTTTGTCCAAACTTCATCTTGTTAGTATTGAGGGCATTAACAAGCAGATAGGCATACTGTAGGAAGCTTGTTACCTGGGTATCATTGGGTTTGGAAAGATATAAAGATTTATTAGTCGTAGTTTGTTACAGCATACCATCAATGACATGAAATTTGTTAACTTTTCTCATTAACACTATTGCAAAATTATGCCATATTTTTGGTGAACATGTTGGAGTACATACAGTGAAAAATGTGGCACTTGCTGGGTTCTTTCTTGAAAGGTACAGATAAAACCACCTTACCAGTTATTTGAAGGTCAAACCAGTTAGCATGACAGAGGAattatttattgactggtttaagcattGCTTTATTCCTGAAGTCATGTTTTACCTGTAtagcaagaaccttgcattcaaggttCTCTACACTCTTGCTAATTCCTGTACTTATCCAGAAGTTTTGGTGGATGTGCATCCACTGAATCCTGGAATTATTAGAACATTCAAATGTAACTAAATGCAGAGTGATGCAGAAACTTGTTGCAGCAATGGACATTGACTCTGTGCTTGGAGTACCAGACTTTTGGTCTAAATAtaacattgcagatgccatcagctGTCAAAAGTGTATAGAATGAAGTGCCCCAGTCAACATTAAATGCtggctggggaaagttatggcctaGTGTGGTGAATACTTTCATAGGTTTTCCCCTCATTTGAGAGCCAGGtccaggaaattgttcagctggcaaggagacTGCTCTGTAAGGGCTTTGAAGATATGCAGGAAGATGATAAACATGAACTGTTAGATGATAAacaaaaaattacagaggaaatgttggcagagctcaaaacccaaatacagtggacccccgcataacgatcacctccgaatgcgaccaattatgtaagtgtatttatgtaagtgcgtttgtatgtgtatgttgtcatgtaggggggtatcgGAATGAatcggatataagtggggaatatgggagtaagggattatgtagggaggggagaggcaggcgaggtggtaggagtgagatgattagcggaggtaggtaggtaatgacaggtcagtggtgaccaccacgacactctcattaactctacactactcactaacatatgcctcgcccattcttcactcatataaacataataaaatataagaaaaaagaataaataacggggacagtgaatattactattctactcaaacacagtttattattaagtctttgtacaataatatatttgggaacaggagaacattattgtgtttagacaaatggggtggtacacataagcagtgagacagggaatacaattagcttgaccaaaatgaatgtaacttacaatatagttcagaggacagttcactacaggaactaagccacaggtcccaagacctacacagcaccagtactgcgccaagccagtactctgcccaatgcctccaacagtctcctccagagacttcagcagccttctcccgagccctgcaccccagcagcagctccgctcgaatctctgctcaggagctctgcaccccagcagcagctccgcttgaatctcctctgctcagctgttccttgggcttatatcgtggtccaagcaccctccacaaccacgtgtacgacctggcgcctaggtctgacgccgtcaagaacaaaagacctcagacgtgggcgtggctacagacgtttgccaaggcaaagtgtgaccatataattggttaaattaggtctccccagagacctcacaagcccagctggactacatcacaatgtttgggggtctgaaatggactaatctacttcacaatattccttatgggaacaaattcggtcagtactggcacctgaacatacatctggagtgaaaaaatatcgttaaccgggggtccactgtacaggtgAGGCAGATAACAAAAATAaggaagaagaacctgaagaaaaagTTAGTATTGCAACAGTTACATGAGCAGTTCCATATTAGTAGTTGAGTTGCATACtcttttcactgaagaggaccctgacagaTCTGGAAGCACTGCTCTGAAATTGGGTCTGGAGCAGTTGGTGATGTCTTACCATTAGCTGTATAAAGAACTATGTACAGGGGAAATCACATCAGACACACATTATAGAATTCCTCACTACTCTAGTGCAATTGTCATCGTTAGTGCAAGAACCTCAGCCAACAATCCACAACCTTCTATATCAGCTCAGTAGGGCTACATCATCATCCTACTCCATTTAAAATTAACATACACCAGCAACCAGAAttttaggtaagacatatatatgTAATCTGTGTAGCTATAAGTATTGTATTAACTATAACACATCACTACATTGACCTATTACATTATCATCATTGTCTTTTACAGTTTTGAGAcccccagttttttttttttttggggggggggggggggtagagaacataaccctatttttcctgtgttctttggTTCATTTTACGCAATTTTTTTATTACAAGTCtctttcaggaatgtaactacgtACTGTGTTAACTGATGGTCAGACATACAGTGAAACTTCTCATTAACAAACTAATAGGGGGAGGGGTGTACAATAATGCAAATTTTCCTTGACGTTCCACTGCATTATGCTGAAGTGTATTTACTAATTGGCCAACATATTCATTAAGTTTGGTGTTATCATGTATAATACTTCTCATTATTATTACTCCTatttaagtctgcccaaaatgctttgAAAAACTTGGTTTTCCATGTAAGAAATTGATGCCAGTACTGTAAACCAATCTTTGACATAAATGTATCTTCATACaaaatgaaattattattattatttttttattagcacactggccgattcccaccaaggcagggtggcccaaaaaaagaaaaactttcaccatcattcactccatcactgtcttgccagaagggtgttttacactacagtttttaaactgcaacattaacacccctccttcagagtgcaggcactgtacttcccatctccaggactcgagtccggcctgccggtttccctgaaccccttcataaatgttactttgctcacactccaacagcacgtcaagtattaaaaaccatttgtctccattcactcctatcaaacacgctcacgcatgcctgctggaagtccaagcccctcgcacacaaaacctcctttacccccctccctccaacctttcctaggccgacccctaccccgccttccttccgctacagactgatacactcttgaagtcattctgtttcgctccattctctctacatgtccgaaccacctcaacaactcttcctcagcccctctggacaacagttttggcattcccgcacctcctcctaacttccaaactacgaattctctgcattatattcactccacacattgccctcaaacatgacatctccactgcctccagccttctcctcgctgcaacattcatcacccatgcttcacatccatataagagtcggtaaaactatactctcatacattcccctctttgcctccaaggacaaagttctttgtctccacagactcctaagtgcaccgctcacccttttcccctcatcaattctatgattcacctcatctttcatagatccatctgctgacatgtccactcccaaatatctgaatacattcacctcctccttactctctccctccaatctgatatctaatctttttattatcctcataaccttactctttactgtattcacttttaattttcttcttttacataccctaccaaattcatccaccaacctctgatattattaatattaaagaAAGATGTTTAGAACAAATAAATACCTTGGCCTTTATTTTTTAAGCCTTGGTTCATTTGTTTTTCTACACTCATCAGGTAGATATTTTTAAAACAGTCTTTTACCACACCTTGAATATAAGTACAGATTTTAAGCTGATATATCATTTTTTAATTTCAGATATGAAAATGGTATAATGATATACCCAAAACCGATACAACAGTCTCCTATTGCTGCATACGAAAACTCTGTAGAAGTGATGACCTTGCAGCAGCTTGAAGAGATTATTTCAGATCCAGATGAAATGAGAATGCAAGCATTACTTGTGAGGGAGAGAATTCTTGGACCAGCCCAtcctgacactagttactacatcCGGTATCGAGGGGCTGTTTATGCTGACACTGGAAACTTTGATCGATGTATAACTCTTTGGATGTATGCACTGGATATGCAGCAGAAGATCCTTGAGCCTCTCAGTCCAATGACACAAAGCTCATTTGTTTCATTTGCTGAATTATTCTCTTTTATGATGAGTGAAGCTAAAAACCGTGGCAGGAGAGTGCCAGTGGTAAACTTTTGTGATATGATGCGAGTGTTTGAAAAATGTTTGCGAGAGGTTGAAGTAGGCATGTATCAGCTTAGCAAGATTGTAAATGGCTGTAATGGTATATTAGCAAATGGTGGAGAGCGTGATACTACTTATTTTCACCGTACCCTTGTAATAACTATGCATCTGGTTTGTTTGCTTACTAAATTAGGACCTGGTTTAACTCCACTACAACGACACACCATGAGAAAAGCAGTGTATCAGTTAATACGCCTGGATCCACGTGGGTCAGGAGGCGTAACTCCTTTACATTTGGCTTGCTCAAAGGACTCATCAGCAACGGTTGGAAGATTTCCAATATGTACCTTCCCAAGTTTGGAGGTTGTAGCTCTATTATTAGAAGTTGGGGCAGACTCTTGTGCCACAGACCATCAGGGCAATACCCCACTCCATACACTAGCCAGCAACAAGCAGTGTCGACGAGAACTGCTAATTGTGCTTCTTGCTGCTGGTGCCCACCTTGATACTCTTAATAGATCTGGCCAGAGCTTTGCTTCCTTACGTGCCTCTCGTATGCAGCGTCTTCACCAACTAATAAATCCCCTACACCATACCTCTTTACAGTGCCTGGCTGCTGCCACTCTCCGTAGACATGGCCTTCCTTACAATACGGTCTTGCATCCTCGCCTTGCACAGTTTGTCGACCACCACTGATCCTATCTTTAAATAGCTCAATAAGATATCCCACTCCTTGTATATAAACATAGTAATTAAgcatgtgtacatatatacataatcattatcTTTACATTTGAGTAAAGGCATATGTAGCCATAATTGATTGGGTGATGTATGACATCATCTCCAAGTGGCATTATATTGTAAGTGGCCCAGCATTGTATTGATCACTGTGGTTTATGGCTAATGACACCTCCCAGGTTTTCAGTTTTCCTAGAGGCCTCTACTCGGTAACATACAAGTAATTGGAATAAGTAAAAGAGACTAATTTGATCTGTGCAGTGTCTAGAATATATTCAAAGTTTCTATTGAATGAAATCATGTTGACTTAGGGCACTGTAGACTGAAAGTATATTTCAAGATGATTAAGAAAGTATTTTGTTTAAATCAAAACAAAATTGCATTTATATTACTGTTGAAGGACATTTGCTTTTTAGTGTGCATTTCAAATGCAAAATTCTTCATTGATTAAATCTTCTTTGGTACATTTTAATATACAGAAGTGAGCATTAACAACCAGTGTTGAGGTTTGAGGATAAGTGTTAATATTGGGGAAATGTTAGTTCTTTCCATGGCAGTGAATTATGAAGCAAATAGTATGAGTGCATCAGGTGCTATGGTGTCTTTACGATGAAATTCTTCATTGGATTTGCATTTAATGTAGGGATGCAGTTTGTTTATGCCTTAAAATagtatgaaagttttttttttttaaatctgatGCTATGAATTTTCCATGTGTGAAGCAGCATACAGTAGTTCCCATCACTGAAGTAGTAGAATATGTTCTGCAGAATTGCCCTGGACTGAAGCAGAATGTTCTATAGTACATCAATTCACTGAAGCCGTAGAACACCTGTACTacaatacatgtacatgtacttccCTTCAATCTCGAGTATTGGAAATATTGTATACTAGTTATCATTTGTATTGTATATCATCGGCCATAAGACAAGGATGGGGGGGATGTAActtaaatacagtacagtaatacaatTTGCACAACCATAGATATAAGACAAGTTGTTTTCAGTTCTCACAGATGGGAAGCAGTCAAGTATTTTCTGCATCAACAGTCAATACATGCAATATTTCCATATCCTGTGATAGGAGGATGGGGGTATTACTCTAAGTATATTTATTTAGTAAAGAAATCTTGCCTTGTGTCCAATAATTAATGATAACCTTTCTTTCAGTATACAATGGAATTTAAATGGTcaagatacttaaaaaaaaaaaaaaaaatatataaaccaaATTTCTAAGAGGTTGAAAGCAAATTCCTCATATGCACTGAACTCCTGGGTGATGAAAAAGACAGGAAATAATTGAAAGGCTCAGGCAGTTATAGTAAAGTTTTCtagtgtcattttttttttatttcaaaagTTAGAGAAAATCAGGCAAGTTTATATTTGACTTGGTTCTGCAGCtatgtttgaaaaaaaaatcgatGTACAATATCATGAAACATTGGCAGAAATATAAATTTCAACTGATGTTCCTTGCACTGTTGGTTTATCTGTGATACAGTTTATGTTGCTTAACTACTCCTAGACTAGCATTTTGACAATTTTGTACAAGTTATAGCTAAACAAACACAGGTTCTATGTAGCATTTTAAAATTTTGCCTTTGTAATGTATTCAGATGTATTTTTTCTTGACTGGAACATTACACTGGATTTTGATGTGTGTattatttcatgttttattgtattGCAAGATCATGAGCCTGTAGAAGTTAACAAGAATGTAACCTGAAATCTGTATTCATCAATCACTCCTTTCTTAACCTGTAAAGAAAAATCACTTGACATTAATTTTAATGAAGTGTATTGCTCATAAAGTGCAAGTATATTTTTAAAATGTAATTTTATTATACGTATAAACAAATAGTAAAATTGCAAGTCTTACAGCTTTTAAATGTAATATATAAAGTATCATTCACAATAAATTGTCAAGTACAATGCAAATTGTGTTGCCTCTGATATGAAGGCGTCATCCAGTCTTTGAAGAAGATATGAAAGCTTCTATCCTGACTTTGTGATCTGAAAAGAAATTGCATtgaagattattataataaaaaaagtgctaaacccactaggtcatacagtgctgcagggcagggggTGTTGCTGGATCATAGAATAGCAAGGGTGGAAGGATAACAGAGGCAGAGTTAGAAAGGGCATTGAAGAATGTATTCTCTGAACTGTTTAAGGTTTATGGCAGCTCATTGATATCCGAGACATAAAAAtacattacagcctctcctcacttaacgacggagttctgttcctgagactttgtcagtaaacgaattcgttgctaagtgaggggcatactataatggtagtgggtttgtgtcaaccatctttgatatttttttaatgtcaccttggcaccatttataacatttctggtatatttttcaatgtttatacagtagtgtactgtatattgtaataaacagaacagagaaaatcagctctaatatacattatttaggtatgcatactggtcagagtaagtccgagtcgttggtaaacgagtacatcgctaagtgaggagaggctgtataattaTGAATTTCATACATACTACTACTAAAGTTTTTGTAGCATTATTGACTTCTAAAGGTAAATAAGATGTATGAAATGAACCGAAATATTAAATTTACTTTTAGAAATTTGTATCCATTATGCTGTGTAACCGCAAGGTACATTATCGTAGACTTTTTTGACCAGGTAATCAATAAAGTGGGAATATTTGGACAAAAAACGTTCATGTGGGGCGAGTTGACCATCCTATAATGGGATGTCTGTCAGTGATGTTCTTTACTAAAGGGTAAATACATTTACATTATTTATCATTTTAGTTTAAATTTTACAAATTTTTAAAAGTAACTTATTGAATATTAAAATAAAGCAGCTTCACAGGTAACACTTGTAATATATAAATTATGAATCTtataaaaaattaattgaaaaatTGTGTGTGCATATGTCAGTGTAATTACATCTGGGATTAAGAGTAAAGCATTTGCAAGATGGTGtgactaatttaaaaaaaaaaaaataaagttttgaacccccccctttttttttttttaaatcttcatAATCTACAGCAATGAAATTACTGTTATTCTAAACAGTGCCATGCAGCAGTGAAAGCAATTGAAACAAAGAAATGGGCAACTTATCTAACATGTGTAATTGTGTACTGCATTTGCAACCAATTTGAATTTGATCAAAAGCCTCGAGGTATTTAATCAAAAGGAAGTTTTTGTAACATGCCGACCCATATTTCCCTTGACCTAGTTATGTACTAGCAAATAAGGAAGGTGGAATCTGGCATGTTGGCAACA
This genomic window from Cherax quadricarinatus isolate ZL_2023a chromosome 9, ASM3850222v1, whole genome shotgun sequence contains:
- the LOC128686098 gene encoding protein fem-1 homolog C isoform X1, coding for MEFKNGVFNAARDGNLRRLKMLLDHRSRVEMTRMVCARTNGATPLVMASKNGHLSCVEYLVERCSADLEQVGSVHIAVVFDGETIDGAPPLWCAAAAGHLDVVSYLLEKGANVNATTKTNSTPLRAACFDGHFEIVKYLVEHNSDIEVANRHGHTCLMIACYKGHFEIAKYLIEITANVNRKSVKGNTALHDCAESGSLDIMKLLLDHNAKMDVDSYGMTPLLAASVTGHTHIVEYLISRTDLISRKDKIDALELLGATYVDKKRDMLGALRFWKMAMSERYENGIMIYPKPIQQSPIAAYENSVEVMTLQQLEEIISDPDEMRMQALLVRERILGPAHPDTSYYIRYRGAVYADTGNFDRCITLWMYALDMQQKILEPLSPMTQSSFVSFAELFSFMMSEAKNRGRRVPVVNFCDMMRVFEKCLREVEVGMYQLSKIVNGCNGILANGGERDTTYFHRTLVITMHLVCLLTKLGPGLTPLQRHTMRKAVYQLIRLDPRGSGGVTPLHLACSKDSSATVGRFPICTFPSLEVVALLLEVGADSCATDHQGNTPLHTLASNKQCRRELLIVLLAAGAHLDTLNRSGQSFASLRASRMQRLHQLINPLHHTSLQCLAAATLRRHGLPYNTVLHPRLAQFVDHH
- the LOC128686098 gene encoding protein fem-1 homolog C isoform X2; the protein is MEFKNGVFNAARDGNLRRLKMLLDHRSRVEMTRMVCARTNGATPLVMASKNGHLSCVEYLVERCSADLEQVGSVVFDGETIDGAPPLWCAAAAGHLDVVSYLLEKGANVNATTKTNSTPLRAACFDGHFEIVKYLVEHNSDIEVANRHGHTCLMIACYKGHFEIAKYLIEITANVNRKSVKGNTALHDCAESGSLDIMKLLLDHNAKMDVDSYGMTPLLAASVTGHTHIVEYLISRTDLISRKDKIDALELLGATYVDKKRDMLGALRFWKMAMSERYENGIMIYPKPIQQSPIAAYENSVEVMTLQQLEEIISDPDEMRMQALLVRERILGPAHPDTSYYIRYRGAVYADTGNFDRCITLWMYALDMQQKILEPLSPMTQSSFVSFAELFSFMMSEAKNRGRRVPVVNFCDMMRVFEKCLREVEVGMYQLSKIVNGCNGILANGGERDTTYFHRTLVITMHLVCLLTKLGPGLTPLQRHTMRKAVYQLIRLDPRGSGGVTPLHLACSKDSSATVGRFPICTFPSLEVVALLLEVGADSCATDHQGNTPLHTLASNKQCRRELLIVLLAAGAHLDTLNRSGQSFASLRASRMQRLHQLINPLHHTSLQCLAAATLRRHGLPYNTVLHPRLAQFVDHH
- the LOC128686098 gene encoding protein fem-1 homolog C isoform X3; translated protein: MLLDHRSRVEMTRMVCARTNGATPLVMASKNGHLSCVEYLVERCSADLEQVGSVHIAVVFDGETIDGAPPLWCAAAAGHLDVVSYLLEKGANVNATTKTNSTPLRAACFDGHFEIVKYLVEHNSDIEVANRHGHTCLMIACYKGHFEIAKYLIEITANVNRKSVKGNTALHDCAESGSLDIMKLLLDHNAKMDVDSYGMTPLLAASVTGHTHIVEYLISRTDLISRKDKIDALELLGATYVDKKRDMLGALRFWKMAMSERYENGIMIYPKPIQQSPIAAYENSVEVMTLQQLEEIISDPDEMRMQALLVRERILGPAHPDTSYYIRYRGAVYADTGNFDRCITLWMYALDMQQKILEPLSPMTQSSFVSFAELFSFMMSEAKNRGRRVPVVNFCDMMRVFEKCLREVEVGMYQLSKIVNGCNGILANGGERDTTYFHRTLVITMHLVCLLTKLGPGLTPLQRHTMRKAVYQLIRLDPRGSGGVTPLHLACSKDSSATVGRFPICTFPSLEVVALLLEVGADSCATDHQGNTPLHTLASNKQCRRELLIVLLAAGAHLDTLNRSGQSFASLRASRMQRLHQLINPLHHTSLQCLAAATLRRHGLPYNTVLHPRLAQFVDHH